In a single window of the Antedon mediterranea chromosome 1, ecAntMedi1.1, whole genome shotgun sequence genome:
- the LOC140045464 gene encoding uncharacterized protein isoform X2 codes for MFYAVLLMLVCGGSFWQTVVVADEMCAATEYYILKCSETTTIQGTILTTIVNTSTRLNGTESSTTVATTTLPTTTRPTPTVVGNTTVANTTMEAATDMVTEMMDNCCYNIGLHNTCTDISFEENCTICNEKCVHGCSVDDPDDCKCFEETCGHYGYDLEKCECKTKCKTLACFLKNEKLIFGFIIIAIIVGVVLLIVSLSCLIRYYCGRNDEPPTPVQKPPNLLPTSTSSSMPARVIDAEPAYGNVNVLGQVDMENAPKRESQNQNERLLPEVPLDYGNEYGNIGNNNEAFQGTAPPLPQPHRMAISPPSTLSLPKQHSMPESSPPPLPPTNTPLGDLLKKRLEQTVIRKIDDSNIFGEVEMKPQKKQNSGGNHRNPNKKRNDYVPTQLKSPSARGRHELPVPSESKDYGGDYEIPIPSENKDYGGDYEIPVPSENKDYGGDYEIPVPSENKDYGGDYEIPVPSENKDYGGDYEIPVPSENKDYGGDYEIALQSSPSKIPDSDYGDTYEFVSPQKTKVLPPIVKKKPVVGLHQKSSPSKAKQSSKGSSYKAPIMQEPSGQPDYGDNYEAPMTTNFMRPEQDYGDQYETPILQEKPDDLDFDCIYENTTSIQLQEFPRRPAEPPAEDFNQVYDAPYVYNQPVSFKGMPKHGDYYNQKADKSGNPALKENYTKLYRS; via the exons ATGTTTTACGCTGTGCTCCTCATGTTGGTGTGTGGTGGTAGTTTTTGGCAGACAGTCGTGGTTGCCGACGAA ATGTGTGCAGCAACAGAATACTATATACTTAAATGTTCTGAAACCACAACAATACAAGGAACTATATTAACTACAATAGTGAATACTTCTACCAGATTGAATGGAACAGAATCTTCTACAACTGTGGCAACAACAACTCTTCCTACAACAACTCGACCAACACCAACTGTGGTAGGAAACACAACTGTGGCAAACACGACTATGGAAGCAGCCACAGACATGGTAACAGAAATGATGGACAATTGTTgttacaatataggcctacataatacgTGCACGGACATCAGTTTTGAAGAAAATTGCACGATTTGTAACGAAAAATGCGTGCATGGTTGTTCGGTAGATGATCCAGATGATTGTAAATGTTTTGAGGAGACATGTGGTCATTATGGTTATGATTTGGAAAAATGTGAATGCAAAACGAAATGCAAAACTTTagcatgttttttaaaaaatgaaaaacttaTATTTGGATTTATCATCATTGCAATTATTGTTGGTGTCGTTCTACTTATCGTTTCCTTATCATGTTTGATACGTTATTACTGTGGCCGTAATGATGAACCG CCAACACCAGTTCAGAAACCACCAAATCTGTTACCAACCTCAACATCGTCAAGTATGCCTGCCCGAGTGATCGATGCAGAGCCT gCCTATGGAAATGTGAATGTATTAGGACAGGTGGATATGGAAAATGCTCCAAAAAGGGAATCACAAAATCAAAATGAACGGTTACTTCCAGAGGTGCCTTTGGATTACGGAAATGAATATGGGAACATTGGAAATAACAATGAAGCTTTTCAGGGTACTGCACCGCCACTTCCTCAACCTCATCGAATGGCAATTAGCCCACCTTCAACCTTAAGTCTACCAAAACAGCATTCCATGCCAGAATCAAGTCCTCCTCCTCTGCCACCTACTAATACACCGCTTGGagatttattgaaaaaaagacTAG AGCAAACTGTAATACGGAAAATTGATGATAGCAACATTTTTGGAGAAGTTGAAATGAAACCTCAAAAGAAACAGAATAGTGGAGGAAATCACAGAAATCCGAACAAGAAAAGAAACGATTACGTACCAACACAATTAAAGAGTCCAAGTGCAAGAGGTCGACATGAGCTTCCAGTTCCTTCAGAAAGTAAGGACTACGGTGGAGATTATGAAATTCCAATTCCCTCAGAAAATAAAGACTACGGTGGAGATTATGAAATTCCAGTTCCCTCAGAAAATAAAGACTATGGTGGAGATTATGAAATTCCAGTTCCCTCAGAAAATAAAGATTACGGTGGAGATTATGAAATTCCAGTTCCTTCAGAAAATAAAGACTACGGTGGAGATTATGAAATTCCAGTTCCCTCAGAAAATAAAGACTATGGTGGAGATTATGAAATTGCTCTTCAATCTTCACCATCAAAAATTCCTGATAGTGATTATGGTGACACTTATGAGTTCGTTTCACCTCAAAAGACAAAGGTCTTGCCACCAATTGTAAAGAAAAAGccagttgtaggcctacatcagaAATCTTCACCATCAAAAGCAAAGCAAAGTAGCAAAGGAAGTTCATATAAAGCTCCGATAATGCAAGAACCATCAGGACAACCAGATTATGGGGACAATTATGAGGCTCCAATGACTACAAATTTTATGAGACCAGAACAAGATTATGGCGACCAATATGAAACACCTATTTTACAAGAAAAACCAGATGATCTAGATTTTGACTGTATATATGAAAATACAACAAGCATACAGTTGCAAGAATTTCCTCGGAGACCAGCAGAGCCACCAGCAGAGGACTTTAATCAGGTCTATGATGCACCATATGTTTATAATCAACCAGTAAGCTTCAAAGGAATGCCAAAACATGGTGACTACTACAATCAAAAGGCTGATAAAAGTGGAAACCCTGCTCTAAAAGAGAACTATACCAAATTGTACAGATCCTGA
- the LOC140045464 gene encoding uncharacterized protein isoform X1 codes for MFYAVLLMLVCGGSFWQTVVVADEMCAATEYYILKCSETTTIQGTILTTIVNTSTRLNGTESSTTVATTTLPTTTRPTPTVVGNTTVANTTMEAATDMVTEMMDNCCYNIGLHNTCTDISFEENCTICNEKCVHGCSVDDPDDCKCFEETCGHYGYDLEKCECKTKCKTLACFLKNEKLIFGFIIIAIIVGVVLLIVSLSCLIRYYCGRNDEPMRFKSWKATDEPTPVQKPPNLLPTSTSSSMPARVIDAEPAYGNVNVLGQVDMENAPKRESQNQNERLLPEVPLDYGNEYGNIGNNNEAFQGTAPPLPQPHRMAISPPSTLSLPKQHSMPESSPPPLPPTNTPLGDLLKKRLEQTVIRKIDDSNIFGEVEMKPQKKQNSGGNHRNPNKKRNDYVPTQLKSPSARGRHELPVPSESKDYGGDYEIPIPSENKDYGGDYEIPVPSENKDYGGDYEIPVPSENKDYGGDYEIPVPSENKDYGGDYEIPVPSENKDYGGDYEIALQSSPSKIPDSDYGDTYEFVSPQKTKVLPPIVKKKPVVGLHQKSSPSKAKQSSKGSSYKAPIMQEPSGQPDYGDNYEAPMTTNFMRPEQDYGDQYETPILQEKPDDLDFDCIYENTTSIQLQEFPRRPAEPPAEDFNQVYDAPYVYNQPVSFKGMPKHGDYYNQKADKSGNPALKENYTKLYRS; via the exons ATGTTTTACGCTGTGCTCCTCATGTTGGTGTGTGGTGGTAGTTTTTGGCAGACAGTCGTGGTTGCCGACGAA ATGTGTGCAGCAACAGAATACTATATACTTAAATGTTCTGAAACCACAACAATACAAGGAACTATATTAACTACAATAGTGAATACTTCTACCAGATTGAATGGAACAGAATCTTCTACAACTGTGGCAACAACAACTCTTCCTACAACAACTCGACCAACACCAACTGTGGTAGGAAACACAACTGTGGCAAACACGACTATGGAAGCAGCCACAGACATGGTAACAGAAATGATGGACAATTGTTgttacaatataggcctacataatacgTGCACGGACATCAGTTTTGAAGAAAATTGCACGATTTGTAACGAAAAATGCGTGCATGGTTGTTCGGTAGATGATCCAGATGATTGTAAATGTTTTGAGGAGACATGTGGTCATTATGGTTATGATTTGGAAAAATGTGAATGCAAAACGAAATGCAAAACTTTagcatgttttttaaaaaatgaaaaacttaTATTTGGATTTATCATCATTGCAATTATTGTTGGTGTCGTTCTACTTATCGTTTCCTTATCATGTTTGATACGTTATTACTGTGGCCGTAATGATGAACCG ATGAGATTCAAGTCTTGGAAAGCAACGGATGAG CCAACACCAGTTCAGAAACCACCAAATCTGTTACCAACCTCAACATCGTCAAGTATGCCTGCCCGAGTGATCGATGCAGAGCCT gCCTATGGAAATGTGAATGTATTAGGACAGGTGGATATGGAAAATGCTCCAAAAAGGGAATCACAAAATCAAAATGAACGGTTACTTCCAGAGGTGCCTTTGGATTACGGAAATGAATATGGGAACATTGGAAATAACAATGAAGCTTTTCAGGGTACTGCACCGCCACTTCCTCAACCTCATCGAATGGCAATTAGCCCACCTTCAACCTTAAGTCTACCAAAACAGCATTCCATGCCAGAATCAAGTCCTCCTCCTCTGCCACCTACTAATACACCGCTTGGagatttattgaaaaaaagacTAG AGCAAACTGTAATACGGAAAATTGATGATAGCAACATTTTTGGAGAAGTTGAAATGAAACCTCAAAAGAAACAGAATAGTGGAGGAAATCACAGAAATCCGAACAAGAAAAGAAACGATTACGTACCAACACAATTAAAGAGTCCAAGTGCAAGAGGTCGACATGAGCTTCCAGTTCCTTCAGAAAGTAAGGACTACGGTGGAGATTATGAAATTCCAATTCCCTCAGAAAATAAAGACTACGGTGGAGATTATGAAATTCCAGTTCCCTCAGAAAATAAAGACTATGGTGGAGATTATGAAATTCCAGTTCCCTCAGAAAATAAAGATTACGGTGGAGATTATGAAATTCCAGTTCCTTCAGAAAATAAAGACTACGGTGGAGATTATGAAATTCCAGTTCCCTCAGAAAATAAAGACTATGGTGGAGATTATGAAATTGCTCTTCAATCTTCACCATCAAAAATTCCTGATAGTGATTATGGTGACACTTATGAGTTCGTTTCACCTCAAAAGACAAAGGTCTTGCCACCAATTGTAAAGAAAAAGccagttgtaggcctacatcagaAATCTTCACCATCAAAAGCAAAGCAAAGTAGCAAAGGAAGTTCATATAAAGCTCCGATAATGCAAGAACCATCAGGACAACCAGATTATGGGGACAATTATGAGGCTCCAATGACTACAAATTTTATGAGACCAGAACAAGATTATGGCGACCAATATGAAACACCTATTTTACAAGAAAAACCAGATGATCTAGATTTTGACTGTATATATGAAAATACAACAAGCATACAGTTGCAAGAATTTCCTCGGAGACCAGCAGAGCCACCAGCAGAGGACTTTAATCAGGTCTATGATGCACCATATGTTTATAATCAACCAGTAAGCTTCAAAGGAATGCCAAAACATGGTGACTACTACAATCAAAAGGCTGATAAAAGTGGAAACCCTGCTCTAAAAGAGAACTATACCAAATTGTACAGATCCTGA